From the genome of Fervidobacterium thailandense, one region includes:
- a CDS encoding flagellar brake protein — translation MAYVELVDAQKVLKVGLPAVINITMVRELEGSFKTNISDIDFGRKILFLSIPSYKGRFVPIPKGVRMNVNVFDRSSIYEFDTISLGVVKLDNMYVIPVPFPDEVRKTERRKFVRIPLYLEGRLYLSPEEDAESFPFTTRNVSAGGMLIVTKKHLNPGDIIYVDLTFEENLALVKQKTKVVREDPMVEDGFVFGTQFLDLPAQLETKLVRFIFQKELKMRNVKR, via the coding sequence ATGGCGTACGTCGAGTTGGTGGATGCGCAGAAAGTTCTGAAAGTTGGATTACCAGCCGTGATAAACATTACGATGGTGCGTGAACTTGAAGGAAGTTTCAAAACCAACATCTCCGACATCGATTTCGGGAGGAAAATACTATTCCTCTCAATACCTTCGTATAAAGGTAGGTTTGTCCCCATCCCCAAGGGTGTTCGCATGAACGTCAACGTCTTTGATAGGTCCTCCATTTACGAGTTCGACACAATTTCTCTGGGCGTTGTGAAACTTGACAACATGTACGTTATCCCCGTGCCTTTCCCGGATGAAGTTCGTAAAACCGAAAGAAGGAAGTTTGTGAGGATACCGCTGTACTTGGAAGGAAGGTTGTACTTAAGTCCGGAGGAAGATGCCGAATCCTTTCCCTTTACAACAAGGAACGTTAGTGCCGGGGGTATGTTGATCGTAACGAAGAAACATTTGAATCCTGGTGATATAATTTATGTAGACTTAACTTTTGAAGAAAACTTGGCGCTCGTTAAACAGAAGACTAAAGTAGTTCGTGAGGATCCGATGGTGGAGGATGGGTTCGTCTTCGGAACGCAATTCCTGGATTTACCCGCACAACTTGAGACAAAGCTTGTGCGCTTCATTTTCCAAAAAGAGTTGAAGATGAGAAACGTTAAGAGATGA
- the cheC gene encoding CheY-P phosphatase CheC, with protein MLEKLGPAQLDAIKEVGNIGTGNAATALSTMLDKKVDISVPQVKVIPISKIPFLFDNPEEIICAVKMPLKEDLTGEIVLIFEPNVVKTISRILTGMEPADITELDEFTSSMMKEIGNIMCGSYITALAGFTGLFVNPDPPELTIDMISAVVSELSLPMAIAGEENIMLVETKIEIEGVEQELTGYLLLIPSVESLEKLLKALGM; from the coding sequence ATGCTCGAAAAGCTGGGACCCGCGCAACTGGACGCTATAAAAGAAGTGGGAAACATAGGAACCGGGAATGCGGCAACGGCACTCTCAACTATGCTCGATAAAAAGGTGGACATATCCGTTCCACAGGTGAAAGTGATCCCGATATCGAAAATTCCGTTCCTCTTCGACAATCCGGAGGAAATAATTTGTGCCGTAAAGATGCCGCTTAAAGAGGATTTAACCGGTGAGATCGTCTTGATCTTCGAACCTAACGTGGTAAAGACCATTTCGCGGATTTTGACAGGAATGGAGCCTGCTGATATCACCGAGTTGGATGAGTTCACCAGCTCCATGATGAAGGAGATTGGTAACATCATGTGTGGTTCGTACATCACCGCTCTTGCCGGGTTCACTGGGTTGTTCGTTAACCCAGATCCTCCAGAGTTGACGATAGATATGATAAGTGCAGTCGTTTCAGAGTTATCGCTTCCGATGGCGATCGCTGGTGAGGAAAACATCATGCTTGTCGAGACTAAGATAGAGATCGAAGGTGTAGAACAGGAACTGACAGGTTACCTATTACTCATTCCTTCGGTCGAATCTCTTGAGAAACTTCTCAAGGCGTTGGGGATGTGA
- the cheD gene encoding chemoreceptor glutamine deamidase/glutamate methylesterase CheD: MSVKKKVIIGIGEYAVERNPAILVTLGLGSCVGVCIRDPIARVGGMVHVMLPDSGGKPTNTPGKFADTGIDIVVEKLIELGAQRGKLEAKIAGGASMFQSAMDIGARNVEAVKKALQRHGIKLLAEDTGGNKARSIEYDIESGKLLIRKVKTGDSVEVIEI; the protein is encoded by the coding sequence ATGTCCGTGAAGAAGAAGGTTATAATTGGCATCGGTGAATACGCTGTGGAGAGAAATCCAGCGATCTTGGTTACCCTCGGCCTTGGTTCTTGTGTGGGGGTTTGCATTCGGGACCCGATAGCTCGGGTTGGTGGCATGGTTCACGTGATGTTGCCGGACAGCGGTGGAAAGCCGACGAATACGCCGGGTAAATTCGCGGATACGGGAATAGACATTGTCGTTGAAAAGCTCATAGAACTTGGTGCCCAACGTGGTAAACTCGAGGCTAAAATTGCGGGAGGAGCCTCCATGTTCCAGTCTGCGATGGACATTGGTGCAAGAAATGTGGAAGCTGTGAAAAAGGCGCTCCAACGACACGGTATAAAACTTTTGGCGGAAGATACCGGCGGAAACAAGGCTCGAAGTATTGAATACGACATAGAAAGTGGAAAATTGCTCATTAGAAAGGTCAAGACCGGAGACAGTGTGGAGGTCATCGAGATTTGA
- a CDS encoding sigma-70 family RNA polymerase sigma factor: MIVDKERIVKEYLPLIVKLARDLKITLPYNVELDDLIQEGVIALLQTVEKYNPKMGASFKTYAYTRIRGAMLDYLRKLDFLPKTVRQEIKKLEAAILKFHEENGKFPTFEELADALDLTVDEVKSLYSDLQVKQFLSLDSYLIDVRSGDVLEFQVSSEDDVREKVKKELLYEKLRESINKLSDREKIILSLRFEHELSLKEIAAVLGVTESRVSQLLTIVLSKLRRMLEE; encoded by the coding sequence TTGATAGTAGATAAGGAACGCATAGTCAAGGAATACTTGCCACTGATTGTAAAGCTGGCCAGGGATCTTAAAATCACGTTACCGTACAACGTCGAATTGGATGACCTGATACAGGAGGGAGTCATCGCTCTCCTGCAGACTGTGGAAAAATACAATCCGAAGATGGGAGCGTCTTTTAAAACCTATGCCTACACGAGGATAAGGGGAGCGATGCTCGATTATCTCAGGAAACTCGATTTTTTACCCAAAACCGTACGTCAAGAGATTAAAAAACTCGAGGCGGCGATATTAAAGTTCCACGAAGAGAACGGTAAATTTCCAACGTTTGAGGAATTAGCCGATGCTTTAGACCTAACCGTCGATGAGGTCAAGAGTCTTTATTCGGACTTGCAAGTCAAACAATTTCTGAGCTTAGACAGCTACCTTATTGACGTGAGGTCGGGTGATGTACTCGAGTTTCAAGTCAGCAGCGAGGACGATGTCAGAGAAAAGGTTAAGAAAGAATTACTTTACGAAAAACTTAGAGAGTCGATAAATAAATTGAGCGACCGAGAAAAGATAATACTGAGTTTGCGATTTGAGCACGAACTATCCCTGAAGGAAATCGCAGCGGTCTTGGGTGTAACGGAGTCTCGGGTTTCGCAGTTGTTAACCATCGTTCTCTCCAAGCTTAGGAGGATGCTTGAGGAGTGA